Proteins encoded together in one Anaerococcus murdochii window:
- a CDS encoding CtsR family transcriptional regulator, producing the protein MAGLTNQIERFLKLMLEDSVDGALEIGRNELASQFDCSPSQINYVLSTRFTPYNGYLIESKRGGNGFIKIISIVEEDDYISYLLRNLAKEMSESNANNLFRDLYEREYFDKNEYLMARYATSDKTLADIEAKGRNTVRASIVRSLLLSILARS; encoded by the coding sequence ATGGCAGGTTTAACTAATCAAATAGAAAGATTTCTAAAGCTCATGCTCGAAGATAGCGTGGACGGCGCTTTGGAAATTGGGAGAAATGAGCTGGCGAGTCAGTTTGATTGTTCGCCAAGTCAGATAAATTACGTGCTTTCAACCAGGTTTACACCTTATAACGGCTACCTAATCGAGAGTAAGCGTGGGGGCAATGGCTTTATAAAGATAATAAGCATTGTCGAAGAAGACGACTATATTTCCTATTTACTTAGGAATTTGGCCAAGGAAATGAGCGAATCAAACGCCAATAATCTTTTTAGAGACCTTTACGAGAGGGAATATTTTGACAAAAACGAGTACCTGATGGCAAGGTATGCCACAAGCGATAAGACCCTGGCAGATATTGAGGCCAAGGGCCGAAACACAGTCAGGGCCTCGATTGTCAGAAGCCTTCTTTTGAGTATTTTGGCAAGGAGTTAA
- a CDS encoding zinc metallopeptidase gives MYPYGFYFDRTYFLVLIGLVISMLAQANITSKFNKYSKIRSKRGMTGAEAAQMVLNYNNYRDISIKRIPGSLSDYFNPMTKEVALSDTSFHDSSIASLAVALHEIGHVIQFKEGYIPLKVKSYMVPAVNFGSRLSFPILLAGVFLSQQKLITIGLALFSLTLLFQIITLPVEFDASRRAIVALERTHILDESEIPGAKDMLRSAALTYVAATLATALQLLRLFLLFGDRNRRD, from the coding sequence ATGTATCCATATGGATTTTATTTTGATAGAACTTACTTTTTAGTATTGATTGGCCTTGTGATTTCAATGCTGGCCCAGGCTAATATCACTTCAAAATTTAATAAGTATAGTAAAATTAGGTCAAAACGCGGGATGACTGGGGCGGAAGCGGCCCAGATGGTCCTTAATTACAATAATTACAGGGATATTTCTATTAAGAGAATTCCTGGGTCCTTGTCAGATTATTTCAATCCTATGACCAAGGAGGTCGCCTTATCTGACACATCCTTCCATGATTCGTCAATAGCATCTTTGGCTGTGGCTCTCCACGAAATTGGCCACGTTATCCAGTTTAAGGAAGGCTATATACCTCTTAAGGTCAAATCCTATATGGTGCCTGCGGTTAATTTTGGATCGAGATTATCTTTTCCAATTCTTTTGGCAGGAGTATTTTTATCCCAACAAAAGCTAATAACCATAGGCTTGGCCCTATTTTCCCTTACACTTTTATTCCAAATCATAACCCTACCTGTGGAGTTTGATGCGTCAAGGCGTGCTATAGTAGCCCTTGAAAGGACCCATATCCTTGATGAAAGTGAAATCCCAGGAGCAAAGGATATGCTAAGATCAGCTGCCCTCACCTATGTGGCAGCAACCCTTGCGACAGCCCTTCAATTATTGAGACTTTTCCTCTTATTTGGGGACAGGAACCGTAGGGACTAA
- a CDS encoding GNAT family N-acetyltransferase has product MQSIIKTFDDLTKRELYEILRLRVDVFVVEQACPYPEIDGKDYDAIHIYLENQGQILAYARVYEEEGQVHLGRVIAKERRKGHATLILKEAIKAAKEKYQTRKIIIEAQTYAKKLYEKVGFVEDSEVFLLDGIEHVKMVLQIK; this is encoded by the coding sequence ATGCAGAGTATAATTAAAACTTTTGATGACTTAACAAAGCGTGAACTCTATGAGATCTTAAGACTCAGGGTCGATGTTTTTGTGGTAGAACAAGCCTGTCCCTACCCGGAAATAGACGGAAAAGATTATGATGCTATCCATATTTATTTGGAAAACCAAGGTCAAATCTTAGCTTACGCCAGGGTCTACGAAGAAGAAGGACAAGTTCACCTAGGAAGAGTCATCGCAAAAGAAAGAAGAAAGGGCCACGCCACCCTTATCCTAAAAGAAGCTATAAAGGCAGCAAAGGAAAAATACCAGACCAGAAAAATTATCATAGAAGCCCAAACCTACGCCAAAAAACTTTATGAAAAGGTGGGCTTCGTGGAAGACTCAGAGGTCTTTTTGCTCGATGGAATTGAACATGTGAAGATGGTTTTGCAAATAAAATAA
- a CDS encoding coiled-coil domain-containing protein — protein MADELKKNPTNKELESQTKAKAYEWDKQDKIVKEDTKKRTEQYRAIKADEKKYAEANAKYLEKKAEVSEEEEKTKGISEKIEEKKEKIKNNSRKINVLEEQRKTLEDLKAKEDKENIDDNEDGDEKQKPVEQQIADDKNKLDKLKDENKKQNEEIDKLKGQMADTPSLRNEFEQLKKDRDAKYDIYVNKNKELDERRMEHSKANELKDELKNKYKDAQKKLDKDPDNAALQKEVNEILKNWQENNEKLEKAEQACNKLDDEIDSINKDYENINKKYKEFKTDLESKEDENQKLEFKIGLINKRIKKNESKIQALNSKLEANNTKVLNKSKENANKEIDRLSNLSEEEKKVAKDKVHKADTVEKVNQALENAKKLAEKNLAKAKEEERKNKEKKDYNPILPDPDYNYYLGGDKDKDTKKKTLSAKTVLRLKEAVERSKTAIKAAELLMEIAPKKVADVKPQLLQLIKKSKELQKIAEKILAENGYAY, from the coding sequence TTGGCTGATGAGTTGAAAAAAAACCCAACAAATAAAGAGCTAGAATCCCAAACAAAAGCCAAAGCCTACGAATGGGACAAACAAGATAAAATAGTAAAAGAAGATACCAAAAAAAGAACTGAGCAATATCGTGCAATAAAAGCCGATGAAAAAAAATATGCAGAAGCCAACGCCAAGTATCTTGAGAAAAAAGCTGAAGTAAGCGAAGAAGAAGAAAAGACCAAAGGTATTTCTGAGAAAATCGAAGAAAAAAAAGAAAAAATAAAAAATAATAGCAGAAAAATCAATGTTCTAGAAGAACAAAGAAAAACTCTTGAGGATTTAAAAGCCAAAGAGGATAAAGAAAATATAGATGATAATGAAGACGGCGATGAAAAACAGAAACCTGTTGAACAGCAAATTGCTGATGATAAGAATAAACTCGATAAGCTGAAAGACGAAAACAAAAAACAAAATGAAGAAATAGATAAGTTAAAAGGACAAATGGCAGACACCCCTAGCCTAAGAAATGAGTTTGAACAATTAAAAAAAGATAGGGATGCTAAATACGATATTTATGTAAATAAAAATAAAGAGCTAGATGAACGCAGGATGGAACATTCAAAGGCAAATGAATTAAAGGACGAACTAAAAAACAAATATAAAGATGCCCAAAAAAAACTCGATAAAGATCCAGATAATGCAGCTCTACAAAAAGAAGTAAATGAAATATTAAAAAATTGGCAAGAGAATAATGAAAAGTTAGAAAAAGCCGAGCAAGCTTGCAATAAACTAGATGATGAAATAGATTCAATAAATAAGGATTATGAAAACATTAATAAAAAATACAAAGAATTTAAAACTGACCTTGAATCCAAAGAAGATGAAAATCAAAAACTAGAATTTAAAATAGGATTAATAAACAAAAGAATCAAAAAAAACGAATCAAAAATACAAGCCCTAAACAGCAAACTAGAAGCTAACAATACCAAGGTTCTTAATAAGTCTAAAGAAAATGCTAATAAAGAAATTGACAGACTTTCTAACCTCAGCGAAGAGGAAAAGAAAGTGGCTAAGGATAAGGTTCATAAGGCCGATACTGTAGAAAAGGTCAACCAAGCCCTTGAAAATGCAAAGAAATTAGCTGAGAAAAATTTAGCTAAGGCCAAGGAAGAGGAAAGGAAGAATAAGGAGAAAAAAGATTATAATCCAATCCTTCCAGACCCAGACTATAATTACTACCTAGGCGGAGACAAGGACAAAGATACCAAGAAAAAGACCCTCTCAGCCAAGACTGTCCTCAGACTAAAAGAGGCTGTCGAGAGAAGCAAGACCGCCATTAAAGCAGCTGAGCTCCTAATGGAAATAGCTCCAAAGAAAGTAGCTGACGTCAAACCACAGCTATTACAACTAATCAAAAAATCCAAAGAACTTCAAAAAATAGCAGAAAAAATCCTAGCCGAAAATGGTTATGCTTATTAG